A section of the Clostridium felsineum DSM 794 genome encodes:
- a CDS encoding type I restriction-modification system subunit M — protein MLSADIKSKIDKLWNNFWSGGISNPLTVIEQISYLLFIKRLDDIDNSNEKRANRIGKKYTSILPKEIMKWSEFKHLDVNDMFDIVSQEVFPFIKNMGGEDSSFTAEMKDAVFMIPKASLLQESVRLIDGINMDDSDTKGDLYEYLLSKLATSGVNGQFRTPRHIIRMMVELMDPTTEDKICDPACGTAGFLVSSLEYILEKYTRPESVFTDEEGHLHNKIGDMMRDDEWENFRTEMFHGFDFDASMVRIASMNLMLHSLDNPNVKQSDSMSKAYDEENKYTLVLANPPFKGSIDAGDINPTLVKGAKTTKTELLFMKLINRILDLGGRCAVIVPDGVLFGSTKAHKEIRKDLVEENALEGVISMPSGVFKPYAGVSTAVLLFTKGGETNKVWFYDMQSDGYSLDDKRNKLENDGDIPDIIEKWRAVKKDNTLEPAKEDKWFWVNKEEIVGNDYDLSINKYKVIEYEEVVYEEPGVILSKVKKLEKEIVEGLDELERMIEG, from the coding sequence ATGTTAAGTGCAGATATAAAGAGTAAAATAGATAAGTTGTGGAATAATTTTTGGTCAGGTGGTATATCAAATCCTTTAACAGTAATTGAGCAAATATCGTATCTTTTATTCATAAAGAGGTTAGATGATATAGATAACTCTAATGAAAAAAGAGCAAATAGAATAGGAAAGAAGTATACTTCTATTTTACCAAAAGAAATAATGAAGTGGAGTGAATTTAAACATTTAGATGTAAATGATATGTTTGATATAGTATCACAAGAGGTTTTTCCATTTATAAAGAACATGGGAGGCGAGGACTCAAGCTTTACAGCCGAAATGAAGGATGCTGTATTTATGATACCTAAAGCATCTCTTCTTCAAGAATCCGTTAGACTTATTGATGGAATAAACATGGATGATTCGGATACAAAGGGTGATTTGTATGAGTATCTTTTATCAAAGCTTGCAACCTCAGGAGTAAATGGTCAGTTTAGAACTCCAAGGCACATTATAAGAATGATGGTTGAGCTTATGGATCCAACAACCGAAGACAAAATATGCGACCCAGCCTGTGGTACCGCGGGTTTCTTGGTTAGTTCATTAGAGTATATACTTGAAAAATATACAAGACCAGAAAGTGTATTTACCGACGAAGAAGGACATCTTCACAATAAAATTGGAGACATGATGCGTGATGATGAATGGGAGAATTTTAGAACAGAGATGTTTCATGGCTTTGATTTTGATGCCTCAATGGTTAGAATAGCTTCAATGAATTTAATGCTTCACAGCTTAGACAATCCAAATGTAAAACAAAGTGACTCTATGTCTAAGGCATATGACGAGGAAAATAAGTATACCTTAGTACTTGCAAATCCACCTTTTAAAGGCAGTATAGATGCAGGCGATATAAACCCTACTTTGGTAAAGGGAGCTAAAACTACTAAAACAGAACTTTTATTTATGAAGCTTATAAATAGAATTCTAGATTTAGGAGGAAGATGTGCAGTCATAGTTCCAGATGGTGTTTTATTCGGTTCAACAAAGGCTCACAAGGAAATAAGAAAAGATTTAGTTGAAGAAAATGCATTAGAAGGTGTAATTTCCATGCCTTCAGGAGTTTTTAAACCATACGCAGGAGTATCAACAGCAGTGCTTTTATTTACAAAGGGTGGAGAAACAAATAAGGTTTGGTTCTACGATATGCAAAGCGACGGATATTCTCTAGATGATAAGAGAAATAAGCTTGAAAATGATGGTGATATTCCAGATATTATTGAAAAGTGGAGAGCTGTAAAGAAAGATAATACTTTGGAGCCAGCTAAGGAAGATAAGTGGTTCTGGGTTAATAAGGAAGAGATAGTGGGTAATGATTATGATTTGTCGATAAATAAGTATAAGGTGATTGAGTATGAGGAAGTTGTGTATGAGGAGCCGGGGGTTATATTGAGTAAAGTTAAGAAACTTGAAAAGGAAATAGTTGAAGGATTAGATGAATTGGAAAGAATGATTGAGGGATAA
- a CDS encoding DUF3320 domain-containing protein has translation MSVLDIKIDNWKKKLLDLGKRNKLINYKENKRSTLKIVTPCIDELYKELVVEEKKLKFSKPSYMENLEDSDIEETNSIVKGDIETNQTIYEQQKTLSNLRNKSRLAKEEQGINTLYLSLGFLNWKENFNSTQILVSPIILIPVKITLESLTEPFILSLDDDEIVVNPTLAFKLENDFGIALPEFDTDEGDLNNYFKTIEEIVVNNNWSVDRNSSLSLLSFLKINMYKDLEKNRDKIELNPIITAISGEDNQLLEPSSSLNNYDHDNKTKPSELFQVLDADASQQDAILYAKKGISFVLQGPPGTGKSQTITNIISESLADGKKILFVSEKMAAIEVVYKRLDAAGLGDFCLTLHSYRANKKEIIKQLVKMLNVNKVKLQDEALYELDALKFERDKLNEYDRELHMKCEPFKKSIYEVNGYLSRLLDVESVIFNIENVAEIDNERFNEYKYYLEKFSKALRENKDDLLLNPWRNSNIHIVSNELRYDIEKHLKDLLPKLKEINNFCFEIIAKYKLPISISISNIKELSLILEISMKSPIVPFNWFNQTDIKELSQYAHELNKTKNEYLDLVSEIEEKYDKSYFLIDAKKTYDDLELFLNNVKKFLNYETYKDKDDQIINECSNIKIIIENTINNFEEVEEVSRKTSDILGVDSKFLTIEYIRAKCELLSLLMLNPKPIPVWFEDDKFEIIEKVFLEMEHKYFELTKKIEELRKNYDIKILDIDFERILSKFKTKYTSFFKQLNKNYRNDKNILKSYSNKVIKKIDDKTCVEVLNQIKDINDLKEYFKNNEQKFVTFFGNYFKKEYTNYEELKKSLGDYRKIKEYYGNEGIPDIIKKLLINSNMTEVENIYNKFQKCIVNNKDIDELGKILQSEKIIYKLDIISGVKFLQEILCDFNILEKAYNKLKTYSTKNIKYSDSINDLTSLIKIQNISLEISEKSNDIKNKFEFLYQGINSDWVGILNKLEWFENFKKKVIEFELPENFNKLVCGNKKFIEKVREEHDNLCEKYNDIKADFQWFVNLFEKKEELIGAELNDLIGRIELCLSNIALLEMWIDYRNSREKCIEIGLEEYIDKIENAKFKSNMIVPVFLKRFYRLWLDTAITNKPAIIEFRSRIQKDRISNFSRLDIKQLDIAKYRIKERLINSLPDANLITSSRDEVGILKREANKQRKIMSLRNLFKSIPELILTLKPCLMMSPLSVSMFLESDEYNFDVVIFDEASQVCTEDAIGAIYRGKQVIIAGDKEQLPPTNFFNSNISDEDFDDEEEDVDDVNSYESVLDEALSALPERTLLWHYRSKHEHLIAFSNIKIYGGNLITFPSNVDKVKDNGVEYIYVKDGIYERNGKKCNSIEAKKVAEMVFEHINKFPNRSLGVVTFSQSQQHAIEIAINDLRISNSKYEEFFNEDKEDAFFIKNLENVQGDERDTIIFSIGYAKDINGRMYMNLGPLSRNGGYRRLNVAITRAKYNIKLVGSILPTDIDLDRTNSKGVRMLKNYMEFAIQGVNALENEITVSESICLESPFEESVYDFLVMKGYNVITQVGCSGYRIDLAVKHPTLNGIFVIGIECDGAAYHSARTARERDRLRQSVLENIGWKIYRIWSTDWVKDRTTEGNKLIEAIDKAIAQYDNNFEDIYMSKNNNEKVSDNSDYLVETDQENLKKDNPFGFTFYKETNIYEVEKSFNYNKYLSDVIVHVVNNEYPIHFDLLCKRVAALFGNQKVTIKVKKGVKNAIDYMLNNLIEMKSDFCWLKGNEDVCVRIPSEKDENIRPIQYIAKEELSEAMITIIDRSFGIEVNDLLSITAKVFGFNRSGTKIIDSMKVAYSELINSKRIKTIDDKVIINNNES, from the coding sequence ATGTCTGTTCTTGACATTAAAATTGACAATTGGAAGAAGAAATTGCTTGATTTAGGAAAAAGAAATAAACTGATTAATTATAAGGAAAACAAAAGATCTACTTTAAAAATAGTAACTCCTTGTATAGATGAACTATATAAGGAGCTAGTAGTAGAAGAAAAAAAGTTGAAATTTAGTAAGCCTAGTTACATGGAAAATTTAGAGGATAGTGATATAGAGGAAACAAATAGTATTGTAAAGGGAGATATTGAAACAAATCAGACGATATATGAACAACAGAAAACTCTATCAAATCTAAGAAATAAGTCAAGGTTAGCAAAAGAAGAACAAGGAATAAATACTTTATACTTATCATTAGGCTTTCTTAATTGGAAAGAAAATTTTAATTCAACTCAAATATTAGTATCACCTATAATATTAATTCCTGTAAAGATTACTTTAGAATCATTAACAGAACCTTTTATATTAAGCTTAGACGATGATGAAATAGTTGTAAATCCTACTTTGGCGTTTAAATTGGAAAATGATTTTGGAATAGCATTACCAGAATTTGATACTGATGAAGGGGATTTAAATAATTATTTTAAAACTATTGAGGAAATAGTTGTTAATAATAATTGGAGTGTAGATAGAAATTCAAGTTTATCATTATTATCTTTTTTGAAGATAAATATGTATAAGGATTTAGAAAAAAATAGAGATAAGATAGAACTTAATCCTATAATAACAGCAATTTCAGGTGAGGATAATCAACTGCTAGAGCCATCCAGTTCATTAAATAATTATGATCATGATAATAAAACAAAACCTTCAGAATTATTTCAAGTATTAGATGCAGATGCAAGTCAGCAAGATGCAATTTTATATGCTAAAAAAGGTATTAGCTTTGTACTTCAAGGACCACCTGGAACAGGAAAAAGTCAAACAATTACCAATATAATATCTGAATCTTTGGCAGATGGAAAAAAGATATTGTTTGTATCAGAAAAAATGGCAGCAATTGAAGTAGTTTATAAAAGATTAGATGCGGCAGGTTTGGGAGATTTTTGTTTAACGCTGCATAGTTATAGGGCAAATAAAAAGGAAATAATAAAGCAATTAGTTAAAATGCTTAATGTAAATAAAGTTAAATTGCAAGATGAGGCATTATATGAGCTAGATGCATTAAAATTTGAAAGAGATAAATTAAATGAATATGATAGAGAATTACATATGAAATGTGAACCTTTTAAGAAGAGCATATATGAAGTGAATGGTTATTTATCAAGATTATTAGATGTTGAAAGTGTAATTTTTAATATTGAAAATGTAGCAGAAATAGATAATGAGAGGTTTAATGAGTATAAATATTATTTAGAAAAATTTTCGAAAGCATTGAGAGAGAACAAAGATGATTTACTATTGAACCCATGGAGAAATAGTAATATTCATATTGTTTCAAATGAACTAAGATATGATATTGAAAAGCACTTAAAAGATTTGTTACCTAAACTTAAGGAAATAAATAATTTTTGTTTTGAAATTATAGCTAAATATAAATTACCAATATCAATATCTATCTCTAATATTAAAGAATTATCTTTAATATTGGAAATTTCTATGAAATCGCCTATAGTTCCTTTTAATTGGTTTAATCAAACAGACATAAAAGAATTGTCTCAATATGCTCATGAATTAAATAAAACTAAAAATGAATATTTGGATTTAGTAAGTGAAATTGAAGAAAAATATGATAAAAGCTATTTTTTAATTGATGCAAAAAAAACATATGATGATTTAGAATTATTTTTGAATAACGTAAAAAAGTTTTTGAATTATGAGACGTATAAAGATAAAGATGATCAAATAATCAATGAGTGCTCAAATATAAAAATTATTATAGAGAATACTATTAATAATTTTGAAGAAGTTGAAGAGGTAAGTAGAAAAACATCCGACATATTAGGAGTAGACAGTAAATTTTTAACTATAGAATATATTAGAGCCAAATGTGAATTATTAAGTCTTTTAATGCTAAATCCAAAACCAATTCCAGTTTGGTTTGAAGATGATAAATTTGAAATAATTGAGAAAGTATTTTTAGAAATGGAACATAAATATTTTGAACTTACTAAGAAAATTGAAGAATTGAGAAAGAATTATGATATTAAAATACTTGATATTGATTTTGAAAGAATATTATCAAAATTTAAAACGAAGTATACATCATTTTTTAAGCAATTAAATAAAAATTACAGAAATGATAAAAATATATTAAAATCATATTCAAATAAAGTTATTAAAAAGATTGATGATAAAACATGCGTAGAAGTATTAAATCAAATAAAAGATATTAATGACTTGAAGGAATACTTTAAAAATAATGAGCAAAAATTTGTTACTTTCTTTGGTAATTATTTCAAAAAAGAATATACGAATTATGAAGAATTAAAAAAATCATTAGGGGATTATAGAAAGATTAAAGAATATTATGGTAATGAAGGAATACCAGATATAATTAAAAAGCTTTTAATAAATAGTAATATGACGGAAGTAGAGAATATATACAACAAGTTTCAAAAATGTATTGTCAATAATAAGGATATTGATGAATTAGGAAAGATACTTCAATCAGAAAAGATAATATATAAATTAGATATTATTTCAGGAGTTAAGTTTTTGCAAGAGATTTTATGTGATTTTAATATTTTGGAGAAGGCATATAATAAATTAAAAACATATAGCACAAAAAATATCAAATATAGTGATTCTATTAATGATTTGACAAGTCTAATAAAAATTCAAAATATAAGTTTAGAAATTAGTGAAAAATCGAACGATATAAAAAATAAATTTGAATTTTTATATCAGGGAATTAATAGTGATTGGGTTGGAATATTAAACAAATTAGAATGGTTCGAAAATTTTAAAAAGAAAGTTATAGAATTTGAATTACCTGAAAATTTTAATAAATTAGTTTGTGGTAATAAGAAGTTTATTGAAAAAGTTAGAGAAGAACATGATAATTTATGTGAAAAGTATAATGATATAAAAGCTGATTTTCAATGGTTTGTTAATCTTTTTGAAAAGAAAGAAGAATTAATAGGTGCAGAGTTAAATGATTTGATAGGAAGAATTGAGTTATGTTTAAGTAATATTGCATTGCTTGAGATGTGGATAGATTATAGAAACTCTCGAGAAAAATGTATAGAAATTGGGTTAGAAGAATATATTGATAAAATTGAAAATGCTAAATTTAAAAGTAATATGATTGTACCAGTATTTTTAAAAAGATTTTATAGATTATGGTTGGATACTGCGATAACTAATAAGCCAGCTATAATTGAATTTAGAAGTAGAATTCAAAAAGATAGAATAAGCAATTTCTCAAGGTTAGATATAAAGCAACTTGATATTGCAAAATATAGAATTAAAGAGAGATTAATTAACAGTCTACCAGACGCAAATTTAATTACTTCTTCTAGAGATGAGGTTGGAATATTAAAAAGAGAGGCAAACAAGCAAAGAAAAATTATGTCATTAAGAAATTTATTTAAAAGTATTCCAGAACTAATTTTGACATTAAAACCATGTTTAATGATGTCACCTCTATCTGTTAGTATGTTTTTAGAATCAGATGAATACAACTTTGATGTGGTTATATTTGATGAAGCTTCACAGGTATGTACAGAAGATGCTATAGGTGCAATTTATAGAGGAAAGCAAGTAATTATTGCAGGAGATAAGGAACAACTGCCACCAACAAATTTTTTTAATTCCAATATTTCAGACGAAGATTTTGATGATGAGGAGGAAGATGTTGATGATGTCAATTCGTATGAATCAGTCTTAGATGAGGCATTAAGCGCTTTACCAGAGCGAACTTTATTATGGCATTATCGAAGTAAGCATGAACATCTTATTGCATTTTCAAATATAAAAATATATGGTGGAAATTTAATTACCTTCCCATCAAATGTAGATAAAGTGAAAGATAATGGTGTCGAATATATATATGTTAAAGATGGGATATATGAAAGAAATGGTAAGAAGTGCAATTCTATAGAGGCGAAGAAAGTTGCTGAAATGGTATTTGAACATATTAATAAATTCCCAAATCGTTCACTTGGAGTGGTTACTTTTAGTCAATCACAACAACATGCTATAGAAATTGCAATTAATGATTTAAGGATAAGTAATTCTAAATACGAAGAATTTTTTAATGAAGATAAAGAAGATGCATTTTTTATTAAAAATCTTGAAAATGTTCAAGGTGATGAGAGAGATACAATTATTTTTAGTATAGGATATGCTAAAGATATAAATGGAAGGATGTATATGAATCTTGGACCATTAAGTAGAAATGGTGGTTATAGAAGATTAAATGTTGCAATAACTAGGGCTAAATATAATATAAAATTAGTGGGTTCTATTTTGCCTACAGATATAGATTTGGATAGAACTAATTCCAAAGGTGTTAGGATGTTAAAAAATTATATGGAGTTTGCAATACAAGGTGTAAATGCTTTAGAAAATGAAATAACAGTTTCTGAAAGTATATGTTTAGAATCACCTTTTGAAGAATCAGTATATGATTTTTTAGTTATGAAAGGATATAATGTAATTACACAAGTAGGATGTTCAGGTTATCGTATCGATTTAGCAGTGAAGCATCCTACATTGAATGGAATTTTTGTAATTGGAATTGAGTGTGATGGTGCAGCATATCACTCAGCAAGAACTGCAAGAGAACGTGATAGATTAAGACAATCTGTTTTGGAGAATATAGGATGGAAAATTTATAGAATATGGTCTACTGATTGGGTAAAGGATAGAACTACAGAAGGGAATAAATTAATTGAAGCAATTGATAAGGCAATAGCTCAATATGATAATAATTTTGAAGATATATACATGTCAAAAAATAACAATGAAAAAGTATCGGATAATTCAGATTATTTAGTGGAAACAGATCAAGAGAATTTGAAAAAGGATAATCCATTTGGATTTACATTCTACAAAGAAACAAATATTTATGAAGTTGAAAAAAGTTTTAATTATAATAAGTATTTATCAGATGTTATTGTTCATGTTGTTAATAATGAATATCCTATACATTTTGATTTATTATGTAAAAGGGTAGCTGCACTTTTTGGGAATCAAAAGGTTACAATAAAAGTGAAAAAAGGTGTAAAAAATGCGATTGACTATATGCTTAATAATTTAATTGAAATGAAGAGTGATTTCTGTTGGTTAAAAGGAAATGAAGATGTGTGTGTAAGAATACCATCTGAAAAGGATGAAAATATACGACCAATACAATATATTGCTAAAGAAGAATTATCGGAGGCAATGATAACAATTATAGATAGAAGCTTTGGAATTGAGGTGAATGATTTACTTAGCATAACAGCAAAAGTATTCGGATTTAATAGATCAGGGACAAAAATTATAGATTCAATGAAAGTAGCTTATAGTGAATTGATTAATAGTAAAAGAATAAAAACCATAGATGATAAAGTTATAATAAATAATAATGAAAGCTAA
- a CDS encoding restriction endonuclease subunit S, with the protein MNLKKFSEIAEIIMGQSPSSETYNENSEGIPFFQGKADFGKINPAIRMYCSRPTKLADKNDILISVRAPVGDVNISNIKCCIGRGLSAIRCKDEIDYKYVYYYLTNIKQRFEEQATGSTFKAINKSVIENMPIFIPEEFGVQKRISQVLDKAQELIDKRKAQIEALDELVKSRFIEMFGDLNINQNNFKIVRLEELTDKITDGVHSKPEYISEGVPFISVKDINSGNLIFDDCKYISEEAHKNYAKRCKPEKGDVLYTKVGATYGIPAVVDTDKEFSLYVSVALLKLKKEIVNPIYIKEAMRSTDVKRQADRQVKGIGVPDLHLVEIKKFKIFNPPIELQNKFAAFVNQIDKLKFEIQKSLEEMENNFNSLMQRAFKGELFGE; encoded by the coding sequence ATGAATTTGAAAAAATTTTCAGAAATAGCAGAAATAATAATGGGGCAGTCACCAAGTTCTGAGACATATAATGAAAATTCAGAAGGAATACCTTTTTTTCAAGGGAAAGCAGATTTTGGCAAAATAAATCCTGCAATTAGAATGTATTGTTCAAGACCTACAAAATTAGCAGATAAAAATGATATATTAATATCTGTAAGAGCACCAGTTGGAGATGTGAATATATCAAATATAAAATGTTGCATAGGAAGAGGATTATCAGCAATTCGATGTAAAGATGAAATAGATTATAAATATGTATATTACTATCTTACAAATATAAAACAAAGATTTGAGGAACAAGCTACTGGAAGTACATTTAAAGCTATTAATAAATCAGTAATAGAAAATATGCCAATATTCATACCAGAAGAGTTTGGAGTGCAAAAAAGAATATCTCAAGTCTTAGATAAAGCTCAAGAATTAATAGATAAAAGAAAAGCTCAAATAGAAGCTTTAGATGAATTAGTTAAATCGAGATTTATCGAGATGTTTGGGGATTTAAATATTAATCAGAATAATTTTAAAATTGTTAGATTAGAAGAACTTACAGATAAAATTACAGATGGTGTTCATTCTAAACCAGAGTACATATCAGAAGGGGTGCCATTTATTTCAGTAAAAGATATTAATAGTGGAAATTTGATATTTGATGATTGTAAATATATCTCAGAAGAAGCTCATAAGAATTATGCAAAAAGATGCAAACCTGAGAAAGGAGATGTATTATATACTAAAGTTGGAGCAACTTATGGAATTCCAGCAGTAGTAGATACTGATAAAGAATTTAGCTTATATGTTAGTGTAGCTTTGCTAAAGTTGAAGAAGGAAATCGTAAATCCTATTTATATAAAGGAAGCTATGAGAAGTACTGATGTTAAAAGGCAAGCAGATAGGCAAGTAAAAGGAATAGGAGTCCCAGATTTACATTTAGTAGAGATTAAAAAATTTAAGATTTTTAATCCTCCAATAGAACTCCAAAACAAATTTGCAGCTTTCGTTAATCAAATCGACAAATTGAAATTTGAAATTCAGAAAAGCTTAGAAGAAATGGAGAATAACTTTAATTCATTGATGCAGAGAGCTTTTAAGGGAGAATTGTTTGGGGAGTAG